A single Longimicrobiaceae bacterium DNA region contains:
- a CDS encoding BON domain-containing protein, which translates to MWEFRERDDADDFAQDALIFALGAAGGFALGLLLSGRVQPAKARVQEWGNSVRERAGGLRDRASDLRERAGGLRERARGVAATLRPGRLRRAAGAGAGTGELSQLEDRVIAAFLEDEVLSMRGIDVGAISDGIVELSGSVWTEDESDRAVAAARRVSGVATVVNRMEVEEQSRRRAGVVAAAGHVAVDDDEDDDATGLSAEWTGRNSGMGRRRQGAQTEPDRSDDSRHNSEVALENADRSQFEDEGYTSRPRVGARPEARPRPGQTPHYREDELDNQSPYGKHAPVNLTEQPQELNSDSRVGDAPKPGVELALEASDVPVKPHGHTSGSDVASE; encoded by the coding sequence ATGTGGGAGTTTCGTGAGCGGGACGACGCCGACGACTTCGCGCAGGACGCGCTGATCTTCGCGCTGGGTGCCGCGGGCGGCTTCGCGCTGGGGCTGCTGCTGTCCGGGCGCGTCCAGCCGGCGAAGGCGCGGGTGCAGGAGTGGGGCAACAGCGTGCGCGAGCGGGCAGGGGGCCTGCGCGACCGTGCCTCGGACCTGCGCGAGCGCGCGGGCGGGCTGCGCGAGCGGGCCCGCGGGGTGGCCGCCACGCTGCGCCCCGGCCGCCTGCGCCGCGCCGCGGGTGCCGGCGCCGGGACGGGCGAGCTGTCGCAGCTGGAAGACCGCGTGATCGCCGCCTTCCTCGAAGACGAGGTGCTGTCCATGCGCGGCATCGACGTGGGCGCCATCAGCGACGGCATCGTGGAGCTTTCGGGCTCGGTGTGGACGGAGGACGAGAGCGACCGCGCCGTGGCCGCCGCCCGCCGGGTGAGCGGCGTGGCCACCGTGGTCAACCGCATGGAGGTCGAGGAGCAGTCGCGCCGCCGCGCCGGCGTGGTCGCAGCCGCGGGCCACGTGGCGGTGGACGACGACGAGGACGACGATGCGACGGGGCTCTCGGCCGAGTGGACGGGGCGCAACTCCGGCATGGGCCGCCGCCGCCAGGGCGCGCAGACCGAGCCGGACCGCTCCGACGATTCGCGTCACAACTCGGAGGTGGCATTGGAGAACGCAGACCGCAGCCAGTTCGAGGACGAGGGCTACACGTCTCGTCCGCGCGTGGGCGCCCGCCCCGAAGCGCGGCCCCGGCCCGGCCAGACCCCGCACTACCGCGAGGACGAGCTGGACAACCAGAGCCCGTACGGCAAGCACGCTCCGGTGAACCTGACCGAGCAGCCGCAGGAGCTGAACAGCGACTCGCGCGTGGGCGACGCGCCCAAGCCCGGCGTGGAGCTGGCCCTGGAGGCCTCCGACGTCCCGGTGAAGCCCCACGGCCACACCTCTGGCAGCGACGTCGCCTCGGAGTAG
- a CDS encoding aminotransferase class I/II-fold pyridoxal phosphate-dependent enzyme, whose protein sequence is MPKLSSRFDGLPPYPLADVPAIKRDLAARGVDVIDLGTGDADLSPPPAAIAAVQAAVADPKNSRYAFQLGLVELREEISRWMQGRFGVSVDPLKEVAPLIGSKEGIFHLPFAFLEPGDVTIMPDPGYQAYLGGTQLAGGTPYLVPLRPENDFLIRVEDVPADVVKRARILYLNYPNNPTAAVAPRDYLEQVVEFCRTNDIILAYDNAYSEVAFDGYVPPSILEIPGAREVAIEFHSFSKTYNMTGWRLGWAAGNPQLIGTLTRVKTFADTGLPFFLQHAAVAALRSHGEWLPGNLETFRRRRDAGVECLRAAGFDVPTPSGTMYLWVPLPDGPLSEPFARKLLLEQGVAVLPGKSLGDGGEGFFRIALTTSEERIREAASRIASCCAVPV, encoded by the coding sequence ATGCCCAAGCTGTCCAGCCGCTTCGACGGACTTCCTCCCTATCCGCTGGCCGACGTGCCCGCCATCAAGCGCGACCTGGCGGCCCGCGGCGTGGACGTGATCGACCTGGGGACGGGCGATGCGGACCTATCGCCTCCGCCCGCCGCCATCGCCGCCGTGCAGGCCGCGGTCGCCGATCCGAAGAACTCGCGCTACGCGTTCCAGCTCGGCCTGGTGGAGCTTCGGGAGGAGATCTCGCGCTGGATGCAGGGCCGCTTCGGCGTCTCCGTCGATCCGCTCAAGGAGGTCGCGCCGCTCATCGGGTCCAAGGAGGGCATCTTCCACCTGCCGTTCGCCTTCCTGGAGCCGGGCGACGTCACCATCATGCCCGATCCCGGCTACCAGGCGTACCTGGGCGGCACGCAGCTCGCCGGCGGCACGCCGTACCTCGTGCCGCTGCGGCCGGAGAACGATTTCCTGATCCGCGTGGAGGATGTGCCGGCCGACGTGGTGAAGCGGGCCCGCATCCTCTACCTGAACTACCCGAACAACCCCACGGCTGCCGTCGCGCCGCGCGACTACCTGGAGCAGGTGGTCGAGTTCTGCCGCACGAACGACATCATCCTCGCCTACGACAACGCCTACAGCGAGGTCGCGTTCGACGGCTACGTGCCGCCCTCCATCCTGGAGATCCCCGGCGCGCGCGAAGTGGCCATCGAGTTCCACTCGTTCAGCAAGACGTACAACATGACCGGCTGGCGCCTGGGCTGGGCCGCCGGCAACCCGCAGCTCATCGGGACGCTCACGCGGGTGAAGACGTTCGCCGACACGGGGTTGCCGTTCTTCCTCCAGCACGCCGCCGTGGCCGCGCTGCGCTCGCACGGCGAGTGGCTGCCGGGTAACCTGGAGACCTTCCGGCGGCGGCGCGACGCGGGCGTGGAGTGCCTGCGCGCGGCGGGCTTCGACGTGCCCACGCCCAGCGGCACCATGTACCTATGGGTGCCGCTGCCGGACGGCCCGCTCTCCGAGCCGTTCGCGCGCAAGCTGCTGCTGGAGCAGGGCGTCGCCGTGCTCCCCGGCAAGTCGCTGGGCGACGGCGGCGAGGGCTTCTTCCGCATCGCCCTCACCACGTCCGAGGAGCGGATCCGCGAAGCCGCCTCCCGCATCGCCTCCTGCTGCGCCGTCCCCGTCTGA